In one window of Scylla paramamosain isolate STU-SP2022 chromosome 36, ASM3559412v1, whole genome shotgun sequence DNA:
- the LOC135091022 gene encoding uncharacterized protein LOC135091022: MWRWRGARLLLAGLLLTGTRAAPKDTDGMVADGGAAEGVDGGSPHHRVRRQGLDGFSFTKDGLLALERLDIFLRDTIPNVDRFKCMERLMCYLTSSQFTSSDPEFPGGQIPGFDPTFQQGLILDPTTIQQSLSGLAQNPGILQQGLQTLVGGQGLQGLVQNPALQQTLGQVIPSFQNSAFQNPTFQNPTFQNPAIPSPGFHTQNDGFQVAFPVFRESPDTTSRVSSPDSSSSSPDSSGAASAPQVVQQQQPLRRQPVRRQPVRRRPVRRRPQRRGFLDFLSGLGRRKKRSIFDDLLSGANSRTFMGVLDQMMSRYSFYPYTHAAFMGLTGAPDSCERLYSTCPTTPEQMLDLFNNIHKHYPDGIPYKENLPWPLNYLLP; this comes from the exons ATGTGGCGGTGGCGGGGCGCGCGCCTCCTGCTGGCGGGTCTGCTCCTGACGGGGACACGTGCAGCACCCAAAGATACTGATG GCATGGTAGCTGACGGAGGCGCTGCAGAAGGCGTGGATGGAGGCTCCCCGCACCACAGGGTTCGCCGGCAAGGACTGGATGGCTTCAGTTTTACGAAGGATGGCCTTTT GGCCCTGGAGAGGCTGGACATCTTCCTGCGTGACACCATCCCAAACGTGGATCGCTTCAAGTGTATGGAGCGACTCATGTGCTACCTCACCTCCTCACAGTTCACGTCCTCTGACCCTGA attcCCAGGTGGGCAGATTCCAGGCTTTGATCCCACCTTCCAGCAGGGACTCATCCTGGACCCCACCACCATCCAACAGAGCCTCTCAGGTCTGGCACAGAACCCTGGAATCCTGCAGCAGGGGTTACAGACCCTGGTGGGGGGTCAAGGGTTACAGGGCTTGGTGCAGAACCCAGCCCTGCAACAAACCTTGGGGCAGGTTATCCCCTCCTTCCAGAACTCTGCCTTCCAGAACCCTACCTTCCAGAACCCTACCTTCCAGAACCCTGCCATCCCAAGTCCTGGCTTCCATACTCAG AATGATGGGTTCCAGGTTGCCTTCCCAGTATTCCGAGAGAGCCCTGACACCACCAGCCGCGTGTCATCACCAGACAGCAGCAGTTCATCACCAGACAGCAGCGGAGCAGCAAGTGCACCTCAggtggtgcagcagcagcagccactcAGGCGGCAGCCTGTCAGGCGGCAGCCTGTCAGGAGGCGGCCTGTCAGGCGGCGGCCACAACGCAGGGGCTTCTTGGATTTCCTCAGTGGATtaggcaggaggaagaagaggagcattTTTGATGACCTACTCTCTGGAGCGAATTCCCGGACCTTCATGGG TGTGCTGGACCAGATGATGAGCCGGTACTCCTTCTACCCATATACACACGCTGCCTTCATGGGGTTGACCGGTGCCCCTGACAGCTGTGAGAGACTGTACAGCACCTGTCCCACCACACCTGAGCAGATGCTGGATCTCTTCAATAACATCCACAAGCACTACCCTGATGGGATTCCTTACAAGGAAAACTTGCCGTGGCCCCTGAATTACCTGCTGCCTTGA